Proteins encoded within one genomic window of Sulfolobales archaeon:
- a CDS encoding NADH-quinone oxidoreductase subunit I encodes MRNFGEILRKLDPDIIKLVESGSDKTKVLKVSLPKPGGVVKRNIDALSTGFRYIIKPSRMTIDYPYKDNEYPEGYRGMFRVDADKCIGCSLCDIVCPSDAIRLQLRDKKKVPTINWGRCIFCYYCVDICPVEAFETFKLHDVAFYRFEDMLTTLEEFTKKPEEYVPPRRISPKKFRVSLDERKGLRYEPL; translated from the coding sequence GTGAGGAATTTCGGAGAAATTCTGAGGAAGCTAGATCCAGATATAATAAAGCTTGTTGAAAGTGGTAGTGATAAGACTAAGGTTCTTAAAGTGTCTCTTCCAAAACCCGGTGGGGTTGTAAAGAGAAACATTGATGCTCTATCTACAGGTTTCAGATATATTATAAAACCTTCTAGAATGACTATAGACTACCCATATAAGGATAATGAATATCCAGAAGGTTATAGAGGTATGTTCAGAGTTGATGCGGATAAGTGTATAGGATGCTCTCTATGCGATATAGTATGTCCTTCTGATGCTATAAGACTTCAGCTAAGAGATAAGAAGAAAGTCCCTACGATAAATTGGGGTAGATGTATATTCTGTTATTACTGTGTGGATATATGTCCTGTCGAGGCTTTTGAAACTTTCAAGCTACATGATGTCGCGTTCTATAGATTTGAAGATATGCTTACAACTCTAGAGGAGTTCACTAAGAAACCTGAGGAGTATGTTCCTCCTAGAAGGATTTCTCCTAAGAAGTTTAGAGTTTCTCTAGATGAGAGAAAAGGATTAAGATACGAACCTTTGTAG
- a CDS encoding NADH-quinone oxidoreductase subunit J gives MLLADLLSIILGILAIGSGLMVLLSRNLVYSAVYLSILGLLVASLIALLGLPTIGTIHLIVYVGAGVLFIVMTLSLIREEFSREEIRLRPIAVIMALVLGLPLAYLSTFFSNTTISLDRPDYTYISNYLSTYPYAIVVMIVVFALAMVASISIVMRERRGM, from the coding sequence GTGTTGTTAGCAGATCTGCTTTCAATAATTCTCGGAATACTCGCTATAGGTAGCGGACTTATGGTGTTATTATCGAGAAACCTGGTTTACTCAGCTGTATATCTCTCCATACTAGGGCTTCTAGTAGCTTCTTTAATAGCTTTGCTAGGGCTTCCTACAATTGGCACGATTCATCTTATAGTGTATGTGGGTGCTGGTGTTCTATTCATAGTCATGACTCTTTCTCTCATAAGAGAGGAATTCTCGCGAGAGGAGATTAGGCTGAGACCTATTGCAGTTATCATGGCATTAGTTCTAGGACTCCCTCTAGCCTATCTCTCAACCTTCTTTAGCAACACAACTATCTCACTTGATAGACCTGATTATACCTATATATCGAATTACCTCAGCACATACCCCTATGCGATAGTAGTCATGATAGTGGTCTTCGCGCTTGCCATGGTTGCATCGATATCTATAGTCATGAGAGAGAGGAGGGGGATGTAG
- the nuoH gene encoding NADH-quinone oxidoreductase subunit NuoH: protein MMVVLGPISIPGRFIYDFFHVFILPGFLVLLIAVILLIWAERKIAGLVQLRYGPLYVSRRIGGALQLVADLIRYSFQEFIIPERADRIPFLTAPALALLFAIVPIAFIPIAPGIAPPINTSSNLLIVLAVLAVAPIYVVLAGIASDNKFSFIGSLREVFLIISYEIPFFISILSIAMIFRTLDLSELVYLQSSLLWGALLNPVAAIAAYIAILRITSRFPFEISEAESEIVMGPYTEYSGLMYGVSMGISYIKLYIYSLLYTIVFLGGWLPFQGGMGFVGDYIIGSLVIIAKASILMLISVFLRAVYPRYRVDQAIRLGWSTVFILSIVSLIWSLVVSYLVGRWL, encoded by the coding sequence ATGATGGTGGTTTTAGGACCTATAAGTATACCTGGTAGATTCATATATGATTTCTTCCATGTATTCATTCTACCAGGCTTTCTCGTGTTACTGATCGCCGTAATACTCCTTATATGGGCTGAAAGAAAGATCGCAGGATTAGTACAGCTCAGGTATGGTCCTTTGTATGTATCTAGAAGAATTGGAGGAGCTCTTCAACTTGTTGCAGATCTCATTCGCTATTCTTTCCAAGAATTTATAATTCCTGAAAGAGCTGATAGGATTCCATTTCTAACAGCCCCAGCACTAGCACTTCTATTCGCAATAGTGCCTATAGCATTCATACCCATAGCTCCCGGAATAGCTCCTCCAATAAATACCAGCTCTAATCTACTCATAGTTCTAGCAGTTTTAGCTGTAGCTCCCATATATGTGGTTCTAGCAGGTATTGCTTCTGATAATAAATTCTCATTTATAGGATCTCTCAGAGAAGTTTTTCTAATAATATCTTACGAGATACCATTCTTCATATCCATTCTTTCAATAGCCATGATCTTCAGAACACTAGATCTATCAGAGCTAGTTTATCTTCAGAGTTCCTTACTATGGGGCGCCTTGTTAAATCCTGTCGCTGCTATAGCTGCCTACATAGCTATTCTGAGAATCACATCTAGATTCCCCTTCGAGATTAGCGAGGCTGAATCCGAGATTGTAATGGGTCCTTACACCGAGTATAGCGGGCTTATGTATGGAGTCTCAATGGGGATAAGCTATATAAAGCTATATATATACTCTCTCCTCTACACAATCGTTTTTCTAGGAGGATGGCTTCCATTCCAAGGCGGCATGGGATTTGTAGGAGATTATATCATTGGAAGTCTTGTTATAATAGCTAAGGCTTCGATTCTTATGCTTATATCGGTATTTCTTAGAGCTGTGTATCCTAGGTACAGAGTTGATCAGGCTATAAGATTAGGTTGGTCCACGGTTTTTATACTTTCTATCGTATCTCTCATATGGTCTCTCGTTGTATCATATCTAGTAGGGAGGTGGTTATAG
- a CDS encoding NADH-quinone oxidoreductase subunit L, with translation MYVSNVVEIWWVDLIYIIPFLGAALAGLIGLFDRRLAGLIGVTSIFISSLLTIPLLVDIISDPSRVIVSPSRTWFIIPSLSPGMQPIPVYLSSYLDGLSIIMSFMVAWISLLIALYSLKYMEGDYGEHRYWLFFTFFVGSMLMLVMTSNIILFIIGWEGTSLASYALIGHWYRDDDENTFVGDRGRKALGRSMFFSPSHSGVRAIVMTGAADIGLLIGLGLILVSTGTTSIPDLYSSSSLASLFNYLASLKLLPLFLFILSLGALAKSAQFPLHEWLVTAMTGPASVSALIHAATMVKAGVYFMLRFSPIFLNVSSAAGDLAILQVREYFTLIMILGAFTAFMMATMAVVARELKLIWAFSTASQIGYMFAATASSGVIGEPGLGIVAGFSHLLSHAVFKAALFLAAGAMIHAVNSRFINDMKGLARYMRITISSSYIAALSLASVPPLAGFWSKDLVLESVGLSPDFLVFLLLVITAFITAFYSIRAIGYTFMSSENVEKMHSHEPHPLMYLPYLILAIASIVLGFFWWFYSSVFARIVLTTLPLPHSDYIMTIHFDPGIAMLSIAVSISGVMVAVVLYQIIKKEVYGYLAGSTVLRGLHSFLYDRWYYNSILYMIFVEGFSGLIRVLGSYVESMGIDGFYHRVLARFGSLISRGLRSIQIGFVNMYLIAIIIGILILILVGWGVA, from the coding sequence ATGTACGTATCTAATGTGGTTGAGATCTGGTGGGTTGATCTCATATATATAATACCTTTTCTAGGTGCGGCACTTGCAGGTTTGATCGGGCTGTTTGATAGAAGGCTTGCAGGTTTGATCGGTGTTACATCTATATTTATAAGCTCTTTACTCACAATACCTCTTCTAGTAGATATAATATCAGATCCTTCCCGGGTTATAGTATCTCCTTCTAGAACATGGTTTATAATACCCTCTCTATCTCCTGGTATGCAACCTATTCCAGTATATCTGTCATCGTATCTTGACGGTCTTTCTATCATAATGTCTTTCATGGTTGCATGGATTTCTCTTCTCATAGCTCTCTACAGCCTGAAATATATGGAGGGAGATTATGGAGAGCATAGATACTGGCTTTTCTTCACATTCTTCGTAGGCTCTATGCTAATGCTTGTCATGACCTCAAACATAATACTCTTTATCATAGGTTGGGAGGGTACTTCTCTAGCTTCATATGCTCTCATAGGACACTGGTATCGTGATGATGATGAGAACACCTTTGTAGGAGATCGGGGTAGGAAAGCATTAGGTAGGTCTATGTTTTTCTCTCCTAGTCATTCTGGTGTGAGAGCTATCGTAATGACAGGTGCAGCTGATATAGGTCTTCTAATAGGTCTCGGCCTTATACTGGTGAGTACAGGAACAACATCTATACCAGATCTCTACTCAAGTAGTTCTCTGGCGTCTCTCTTCAATTACCTAGCCAGCTTAAAACTCCTACCTCTCTTCCTCTTCATTCTAAGCTTAGGAGCTCTTGCTAAGAGCGCTCAATTCCCGCTACATGAGTGGCTTGTCACAGCTATGACAGGTCCTGCAAGTGTTTCAGCTCTTATACATGCTGCTACCATGGTTAAGGCTGGTGTTTATTTCATGCTCAGGTTCTCACCTATATTCCTTAATGTCTCAAGTGCAGCTGGAGATCTTGCGATTCTCCAGGTTAGAGAGTATTTCACTTTGATCATGATATTAGGTGCTTTCACAGCTTTTATGATGGCTACGATGGCTGTTGTAGCTAGAGAGCTTAAGCTTATATGGGCTTTCTCCACGGCTTCTCAGATAGGCTATATGTTTGCTGCTACAGCGTCATCCGGTGTGATAGGAGAGCCTGGACTGGGTATTGTTGCAGGATTCTCTCATCTGTTGAGTCATGCAGTGTTTAAGGCTGCTCTATTTCTAGCTGCAGGTGCTATGATTCATGCTGTAAATAGCAGATTTATAAATGATATGAAGGGTTTGGCGAGATATATGAGAATAACAATTTCTTCTAGCTATATAGCAGCTCTCTCTCTAGCTTCAGTACCTCCTCTAGCAGGTTTCTGGTCTAAGGATCTCGTTCTAGAGTCTGTCGGGCTTTCACCAGATTTTCTAGTATTCCTGCTACTAGTGATCACAGCTTTTATAACAGCTTTCTATTCGATCCGTGCTATAGGTTATACTTTCATGAGTTCTGAGAATGTTGAGAAGATGCATTCTCACGAGCCTCATCCTCTTATGTATCTGCCATATCTCATATTAGCTATAGCCTCTATAGTTCTAGGCTTCTTCTGGTGGTTCTATTCATCTGTTTTCGCGCGGATTGTTTTAACTACATTGCCTCTTCCTCACAGTGATTATATTATGACGATACATTTTGATCCAGGTATTGCCATGCTTTCCATAGCTGTCAGCATTTCAGGTGTTATGGTGGCTGTTGTTCTATATCAGATCATTAAGAAAGAAGTCTATGGTTATCTAGCAGGTAGTACTGTTCTCAGAGGTCTTCACAGCTTTCTCTATGATAGATGGTATTATAATTCGATTCTCTATATGATATTCGTGGAAGGCTTCAGCGGTCTGATAAGAGTTCTGGGATCATATGTTGAATCTATGGGTATTGACGGCTTTTATCATAGGGTTCTAGCGAGATTTGGTTCTCTCATTAGTAGAGGTCTTAGATCTATTCAGATAGGATTTGTTAATATGTATCTTATCGCGATTATTATAGGCATTTTAATATTGATTCTTGTAGGGTGGGGTGTAGCCTGA
- a CDS encoding complex I subunit 5 family protein, protein MILLSTILIPLIATFFIALNPSIKGDTASKISFASLLYSLVVYIILAILMKMPYYEKLYTIPMVGSIAFILDGYNLPFLVGISLVTSLVSLYSYPYMSHRFHELERGSWRTYFVNYNLFSVSMLGVALSTNLIEFYIFLEISLITSFFLIALYGYGERIRIGIMYFIWTHAGALLFLIASFIYGLNANTFDFISPNPPYYMPGFGERILGGLAFYVFLFFLVGLLIKLPAFGFHIWLPYAHAEAPTPVSALLSPNLIGLAALGILRILIVLFPSTYHVYQLLIIFWAFISIIYGGLMALFQRDYKRLLAYSSISQMGYILLGLSTLNPAGLIGAVLHYLTHAVGKASLFMTAGNIIVQGKGLRDIERMGGLASSMNFTAGSALLGFLSISGLPPTIGVISKFFIIAGLVEYMISISSYAPLLVALILMSLIGFGLTLVYSFHTMRRIFYGTSKGGIEISEASPSASYTTFSIALSSIVLMIMIFIFTNPLYSAYHTISFLTSLR, encoded by the coding sequence TTGATCCTGCTATCCACAATTTTAATTCCTCTGATCGCTACCTTCTTCATAGCTCTCAATCCATCTATAAAAGGTGATACTGCTTCAAAGATCTCTTTTGCATCTCTTCTTTATTCTCTAGTGGTCTATATAATATTAGCAATTCTAATGAAAATGCCCTACTACGAGAAGTTGTACACGATACCTATGGTTGGTTCTATAGCTTTCATACTAGACGGGTATAACCTTCCATTTCTAGTAGGGATCTCGCTGGTAACATCTCTAGTCTCTCTATACTCCTATCCGTATATGAGTCATAGATTCCATGAGCTCGAGAGAGGTTCTTGGAGAACTTATTTTGTAAATTACAACCTCTTCTCGGTTTCAATGCTTGGAGTAGCTCTCTCCACTAATTTAATTGAATTCTATATCTTCCTAGAGATCTCTCTCATAACATCATTCTTTCTAATAGCATTATACGGGTATGGAGAGAGAATTAGAATTGGCATTATGTACTTTATATGGACTCATGCGGGAGCTCTTCTATTTCTCATAGCCTCCTTCATCTATGGATTGAATGCTAATACATTTGATTTCATATCACCTAATCCTCCATACTATATGCCAGGTTTCGGTGAGAGAATTCTAGGGGGATTGGCGTTCTACGTCTTTCTATTCTTCCTGGTAGGGCTTCTAATAAAACTTCCTGCATTTGGCTTCCATATATGGCTTCCTTACGCGCATGCGGAAGCTCCTACACCTGTTTCCGCTCTTCTAAGTCCTAATCTGATAGGGCTTGCTGCTCTGGGGATTCTGAGGATTCTCATAGTCTTATTCCCATCTACATATCATGTTTATCAGCTTCTGATAATTTTCTGGGCTTTCATTAGCATAATATACGGAGGTCTCATGGCATTGTTCCAGAGAGATTACAAGAGGCTTCTCGCATATAGTAGCATATCTCAGATGGGTTATATACTCTTAGGTCTTTCAACTTTAAACCCTGCTGGACTCATAGGTGCTGTTCTCCACTATCTAACTCATGCGGTGGGTAAGGCTTCTCTATTCATGACAGCTGGGAATATAATAGTCCAGGGGAAAGGGCTTAGAGATATAGAGAGAATGGGAGGTTTAGCCTCGAGTATGAACTTTACAGCTGGATCTGCTTTGCTGGGATTTCTCTCTATATCAGGTCTACCTCCTACCATTGGCGTTATAAGCAAGTTCTTTATAATAGCAGGGCTTGTAGAATACATGATCTCTATCTCCAGCTATGCACCCTTATTGGTAGCGCTCATACTCATGAGCCTAATAGGTTTCGGTCTTACTCTCGTGTACAGTTTTCATACTATGAGAAGAATATTCTATGGAACAAGTAAAGGTGGAATAGAGATTTCTGAAGCTTCTCCTAGTGCTTCTTACACAACCTTTTCAATAGCTCTCTCATCTATAGTTCTCATGATCATGATATTCATATTCACAAATCCCCTGTATTCAGCTTATCACACTATAAGTTTTCTTACTAGTCTGAGGTGA
- a CDS encoding NADH-quinone oxidoreductase subunit C — translation MQPTQSSSVISKDSDLEMLLHILENKLQNIIIRLYPDKSGRAIYIEVSPDKIKDLALKLLELGFEHVKSVTGVDYPSENSIEVLIHVGSYLRTLRKYIVIIKTRLDRNNPRISTLTDVWPSSEFHEREAWEMFGIYFEGHPDLRRLLLPEDFEGVWPLRKDFHIRTRKPGEVEPPWK, via the coding sequence GTGCAGCCCACTCAATCTTCTTCTGTCATATCTAAGGATTCTGATCTTGAGATGCTGCTACATATTTTAGAGAACAAACTACAGAATATCATCATAAGACTTTATCCTGATAAGAGTGGAAGAGCTATTTATATAGAAGTCTCACCAGATAAAATCAAGGATCTCGCTTTAAAACTGTTAGAGCTGGGATTCGAACATGTTAAATCGGTGACAGGAGTTGATTATCCCAGTGAGAATTCTATAGAAGTCTTAATCCATGTAGGTTCTTATCTGAGGACTTTGAGGAAGTATATCGTGATTATCAAGACCAGACTTGATAGAAATAATCCTAGGATTTCTACGCTTACCGATGTATGGCCTAGTTCTGAGTTTCATGAGAGAGAAGCTTGGGAGATGTTTGGTATTTATTTTGAGGGTCATCCAGATCTTAGAAGATTGCTTCTTCCAGAGGATTTTGAAGGGGTATGGCCTCTTAGAAAAGATTTTCACATTAGAACTAGAAAACCTGGAGAGGTGGAGCCTCCGTGGAAGTAG
- a CDS encoding NADH-quinone oxidoreductase subunit K — MNVFMLVASILFMIAVYGIISSRNIARILLSVEIMFNSVVLYILSLLISMLRSPDIISEISILIIFAIGLAVSEIIVTFSILLALIRFKVVRKIDTREIIIRDLEGR, encoded by the coding sequence TTGAACGTATTCATGTTGGTGGCATCTATACTCTTCATGATAGCTGTATACGGTATTATATCTAGTAGAAATATTGCTAGGATACTTCTCTCTGTGGAGATAATGTTCAACTCGGTGGTTCTCTATATTCTATCACTGCTCATATCTATGCTAAGATCTCCAGATATTATTTCAGAGATTTCAATCCTTATCATATTCGCCATAGGCTTAGCTGTTTCAGAGATCATAGTGACTTTCTCGATACTTCTAGCACTCATAAGATTTAAGGTTGTTAGAAAGATTGATACAAGAGAAATCATCATAAGAGATCTTGAGGGGAGATGA
- a CDS encoding NADH-quinone oxidoreductase subunit D, giving the protein MEVEKVSEETLKEISREMFVVRDTGVKEEGERLLELQIGPAHPGSGHMRILAWVDGDIVVRCDPDIGFVHRTIEKLSENRAYIKTIPLVERPSLLDTTPMTIGYVNAVEKLMGLEVPPRARYLRTILAEITRIASHFYGIGILSIFLGHSTGYMWAFGDREIMIELATMLTGARITYAYVIPGGVRRDMPQNFPDQLEKGLRYIERRLKEWEKIFLMNPVVERRLRDIGILKPEIARIYGVTGPNLRASGVDFDVRMAEPYEAYDEIDFMIPVAEEGDAYARGLVRFKEIEQSISIIRQALKKIPDGEIISPQISRLFNPLMKKIYSESRRVKLPSLMATLKPPKGEAVARVEAGRGEALFHIVSDGSPNPYRFRFVTPSFRNVILFKYLIPGHRIADIPAIYGSLDYFPPEADR; this is encoded by the coding sequence GTGGAAGTAGAGAAAGTGTCTGAAGAAACTCTCAAAGAGATCTCCAGAGAAATGTTTGTGGTTAGAGATACTGGTGTAAAAGAAGAGGGAGAAAGGCTTCTAGAGCTTCAGATAGGTCCTGCTCATCCTGGCTCGGGGCATATGAGGATTTTAGCTTGGGTTGACGGGGATATCGTTGTAAGATGCGATCCTGATATTGGTTTCGTTCATAGAACTATTGAGAAGCTTAGTGAGAATAGGGCTTATATAAAGACTATACCTCTTGTAGAGAGACCTAGTCTTCTTGATACAACTCCTATGACTATAGGTTATGTTAATGCTGTTGAGAAGCTTATGGGCTTGGAAGTTCCTCCTAGAGCTAGGTATCTGAGAACCATATTGGCTGAGATTACTAGGATAGCAAGTCATTTCTACGGTATAGGAATTCTATCTATATTTTTAGGTCATTCCACAGGGTATATGTGGGCTTTTGGAGATAGAGAGATAATGATAGAACTTGCTACAATGCTTACAGGAGCTAGAATAACATACGCCTATGTGATTCCTGGAGGGGTGAGGAGGGATATGCCTCAGAACTTTCCAGACCAGCTTGAGAAAGGGTTAAGATATATTGAGAGGAGGTTGAAAGAATGGGAGAAGATATTTCTAATGAATCCTGTTGTTGAAAGAAGACTTAGAGATATAGGTATTTTAAAACCTGAGATTGCGAGGATCTACGGTGTTACAGGGCCTAATCTAAGAGCCTCAGGTGTTGACTTCGACGTTAGAATGGCAGAACCTTATGAGGCTTATGATGAAATTGATTTCATGATACCTGTAGCAGAAGAGGGTGACGCCTACGCCAGGGGTCTGGTGAGGTTTAAAGAGATTGAGCAGAGCATAAGTATTATAAGACAGGCTCTGAAGAAGATCCCTGATGGAGAAATAATATCACCTCAAATCTCAAGACTTTTCAACCCGCTTATGAAGAAGATCTATAGCGAGAGTAGAAGAGTGAAACTTCCAAGTCTCATGGCCACTCTCAAGCCTCCTAAGGGAGAGGCTGTTGCAAGAGTTGAGGCTGGCCGGGGTGAGGCTCTGTTCCATATTGTAAGTGATGGCTCTCCTAATCCTTATAGGTTTAGGTTTGTGACTCCATCATTTAGAAATGTAATATTATTTAAGTATCTGATCCCTGGACATAGAATAGCTGATATACCAGCTATATATGGTTCTCTGGATTACTTCCCTCCGGAGGCTGACAGATGA